One part of the Amycolatopsis lurida genome encodes these proteins:
- a CDS encoding winged helix-turn-helix transcriptional regulator produces the protein MTSRQKRGDLFDPECPTRRLLDRIGTKWTSMAVKVLAEAAPDEVRFAELRRRIPGVSQKMLSVTLHSLVRDGLVTRRVEPTVPPRVHYRLTDLGRSLDVPLAALRNWAEEHMARIDEANAMADDSPAQSGSR, from the coding sequence GTGACCTCCCGGCAGAAGCGCGGTGACCTGTTCGACCCCGAGTGCCCGACCCGCCGTCTGCTGGACCGCATCGGCACGAAGTGGACGTCGATGGCGGTCAAGGTCCTCGCGGAGGCCGCTCCGGACGAGGTGCGGTTCGCCGAATTACGGCGGCGGATTCCCGGCGTGTCCCAGAAAATGCTGTCGGTGACCCTGCACAGCCTGGTCCGTGACGGCCTCGTCACCCGCCGGGTGGAGCCCACCGTGCCGCCGCGCGTGCACTACCGGCTGACCGACCTGGGCCGGTCGCTCGACGTCCCGCTGGCGGCGCTCCGGAACTGGGCCGAAGAGCATATGGCCCGGATCGACGAGGCCAACGCGATGGCGGACGACTCCCCCGCTCAGAGCGGCTCCAGATAG
- a CDS encoding alpha/beta fold hydrolase has translation MPQLRRIGINGIEVTVAVAGRGPAVLLLHGFPHTWRLRSEIIGPLAEHHRVIAPDLRGLGDSTHAVDGYDASTLVSDAESILEALREPAADVVAIDAGTPVAVLLALRRPELVRRLVVMESLAGSIPGAEDFLAGGPPWWFGFHAVPGLAERVLVGHEAEYIDWFLAAGTLGRGVPPEVRDAFVDAYTGQNALRCAFSYYRALPVTARQIGDAVAAGRLTMPTMAIGAHPVGRALERQLRPVADDLTGHLIEDCGHIIPLDRPAELLRLLTPFLAANRSGHDQAHDA, from the coding sequence GTGCCCCAGCTACGCCGGATCGGCATCAACGGCATCGAGGTCACCGTGGCCGTCGCGGGCAGGGGGCCCGCGGTCCTGCTGTTGCACGGCTTCCCGCACACCTGGCGGCTCCGGAGCGAGATCATCGGCCCGCTGGCCGAACACCATCGGGTCATCGCGCCGGATCTGCGCGGGCTCGGCGACAGCACCCATGCCGTGGACGGCTATGACGCGAGCACGCTGGTCAGCGACGCCGAAAGCATCCTCGAAGCCCTCCGCGAACCCGCTGCGGACGTCGTCGCCATCGACGCCGGCACGCCGGTCGCCGTCCTGCTCGCCTTGCGGCGGCCGGAGCTGGTGCGGCGGCTCGTCGTGATGGAGTCGCTGGCGGGTTCAATACCCGGCGCGGAGGACTTCCTGGCGGGCGGCCCGCCTTGGTGGTTCGGCTTCCACGCCGTTCCCGGCCTCGCCGAGAGAGTCCTGGTCGGACACGAGGCGGAGTACATCGACTGGTTCCTCGCGGCGGGAACGCTCGGACGCGGCGTGCCGCCGGAGGTCCGCGACGCCTTCGTCGACGCCTACACCGGACAGAACGCCCTGCGCTGCGCCTTCTCCTACTATCGCGCCCTGCCGGTCACCGCGCGCCAGATCGGTGATGCGGTGGCGGCCGGCAGGCTGACGATGCCCACGATGGCGATCGGCGCCCACCCGGTGGGTCGCGCGCTGGAAAGGCAATTGCGTCCCGTCGCCGACGACCTCACCGGTCACCTCATCGAGGACTGCGGCCACATCATCCCGCTGGACCGGCCCGCGGAACTGCTCCGCCTGCTGACCCCGTTCCTCGCCGCGAACCGGAGCGGGCACGATCAGGCACATGACGCATGA
- the bluB gene encoding 5,6-dimethylbenzimidazole synthase has product MTHETEDGSLYGTIFRRRDTRGEFTGEPIPEEVLRRVLSAAHAAPSVGLSQPWDFVVVSDMDLRKRFREHVLAEREVFEDRLDVERARVFANIKIEGIVESSAGIVVGYDPARGAPDVLGRHAIADAGLYSVCLAIQNLWLAATAEGLGVGWVSFYREEFLRDLVGFPGNVRPVAWLCVGPVRDLPTVPDLERHGWRERLPLDAVVHHERYEPRG; this is encoded by the coding sequence ATGACGCATGAGACAGAGGACGGTTCGTTGTACGGCACGATCTTCCGGCGACGGGACACCAGGGGCGAGTTCACCGGAGAGCCGATTCCGGAAGAGGTGCTGCGCCGAGTGCTGAGCGCGGCGCACGCCGCGCCGAGTGTGGGCCTGTCGCAGCCTTGGGATTTCGTCGTCGTGTCCGATATGGACCTACGAAAGCGGTTTCGCGAGCACGTGCTGGCCGAACGCGAGGTGTTCGAAGACCGGTTGGACGTCGAACGGGCCCGTGTCTTCGCGAACATCAAGATCGAAGGCATCGTCGAATCCTCCGCCGGGATCGTGGTCGGCTACGACCCGGCACGCGGCGCGCCCGACGTGCTGGGGAGGCACGCGATCGCCGACGCCGGCCTGTATTCGGTATGCCTGGCCATTCAAAACCTGTGGCTGGCGGCGACCGCCGAAGGGCTCGGCGTCGGCTGGGTCAGCTTCTACCGCGAAGAGTTTCTGCGGGATTTGGTGGGATTCCCCGGAAACGTCCGTCCGGTGGCGTGGTTGTGCGTCGGGCCGGTGCGGGATCTGCCCACCGTCCCCGATCTGGAGCGGCACGGCTGGCGGGAACGGCTTCCGCTCGACGCCGTGGTGCACCACGAACGGTACGAGCCGCGTGGATGA
- a CDS encoding HEAT repeat domain-containing protein — translation MLIGEVARRSGVSSRMLRHYDSLGLVRPTGRTVGGYREYQDEDIRRIFHVESLRSLGLSLRQISRALEDPTFTPSTLVGDLIRQAEDRLNREQELLSRLRTVDASAPSDWQDALRIVELLRGLTSPHAARRQQAVLNPAEDLPVPADRIAGAILTEADPNVAGALRWALARAGGDGVAEVAAGLRADDADIRQRAVLALAEIPGEEAGKALTEALGDSDARVRGPAALALGGRGTTAAIPALVGMVVDGTNDVEAAEVLGALVENPHSEERIMAALADALAAHAGDSAVRIRVVQALAEIPGAKAGGMLKRLAGDADPAVALVASALAGRDRPVEG, via the coding sequence GTGCTGATCGGCGAGGTGGCGCGGCGTTCGGGAGTGAGCTCCCGGATGCTGCGCCACTACGACTCCCTCGGGCTGGTGCGGCCGACGGGACGCACCGTCGGCGGCTACCGGGAGTACCAGGACGAGGACATCCGCCGGATCTTCCATGTGGAGAGCCTGCGCTCGCTGGGATTGTCGCTGCGCCAGATCTCACGCGCGCTGGAGGACCCGACCTTCACGCCGTCGACGCTGGTCGGCGACCTCATCCGCCAGGCGGAAGACCGGCTGAACCGGGAGCAGGAGCTGCTCTCGCGGCTTCGCACGGTCGACGCGTCCGCGCCCTCGGACTGGCAGGACGCCCTCCGCATCGTGGAACTCCTGCGAGGGCTCACTTCGCCTCACGCGGCGCGCCGCCAGCAGGCCGTCCTGAATCCGGCCGAAGACCTGCCGGTTCCCGCCGACCGGATCGCCGGCGCGATCCTGACCGAGGCCGACCCGAACGTCGCCGGAGCCCTGCGCTGGGCTCTCGCGCGGGCGGGCGGCGACGGGGTGGCCGAGGTGGCGGCGGGACTGCGTGCGGACGACGCCGACATCCGGCAGCGCGCGGTGCTGGCTCTGGCCGAGATCCCCGGCGAGGAAGCGGGCAAGGCGCTCACGGAGGCACTCGGGGACTCCGACGCGAGGGTGCGCGGGCCCGCCGCTCTCGCCTTGGGCGGAAGGGGCACGACGGCGGCCATCCCGGCCCTCGTCGGCATGGTGGTCGACGGCACGAACGACGTCGAAGCCGCGGAGGTCCTGGGCGCGCTGGTGGAGAACCCACACTCGGAGGAACGGATCATGGCCGCCTTGGCCGACGCGCTCGCGGCGCATGCCGGGGATTCCGCGGTCCGGATCCGCGTGGTCCAAGCCCTGGCAGAGATTCCGGGGGCCAAGGCGGGCGGCATGCTGAAGCGGCTCGCCGGGGACGCCGATCCGGCGGTCGCGCTGGTCGCGTCCGCCCTCGCCGGCCGGGACCGGCCTGTTGAGGGATAG
- a CDS encoding HEAT repeat domain-containing protein — protein sequence MNPTTDTTLLDALGAEDSSTRLKAAMAAGTRPDARFTDALVARCAVEPDFFVRDMLTWALTRLPPVNTVPRLLTELRSERTQARSQALHTLSKIGDRTAWPAITGSLLHDADDEVARSAWRAAVILVPEGEKAGLAAELAIELGRGDRNRRLSLSRALVALGDACEPALRKASESRDDAVRAHAFATERLRRDPEAGFDVTADEAKRIMALGPQQAGGSAC from the coding sequence ATGAACCCGACCACGGACACAACGCTGCTCGACGCGCTCGGCGCCGAGGACTCGTCGACGCGGCTCAAGGCCGCCATGGCCGCGGGCACCCGGCCCGACGCGCGCTTCACCGACGCACTCGTCGCGCGCTGCGCTGTCGAGCCCGACTTCTTCGTCCGCGACATGCTCACCTGGGCACTGACCCGGCTCCCGCCCGTGAACACGGTGCCCAGGCTCTTGACGGAGCTTCGGTCCGAGCGGACGCAGGCACGGAGCCAGGCGTTGCACACCCTGTCGAAGATCGGGGACCGCACCGCCTGGCCCGCGATCACCGGATCCCTGCTGCACGACGCCGACGACGAGGTAGCGCGAAGTGCCTGGCGTGCGGCCGTCATCCTCGTGCCGGAGGGGGAGAAAGCCGGGCTGGCCGCGGAACTGGCCATCGAGCTCGGCCGTGGTGACCGGAACAGGCGGCTGAGTCTCAGCCGGGCGCTCGTCGCGCTCGGGGACGCCTGCGAGCCTGCCCTGCGGAAGGCCTCGGAGAGCCGCGATGACGCGGTGCGTGCGCACGCCTTCGCCACGGAGCGGCTCCGGCGCGACCCGGAAGCGGGTTTCGACGTGACCGCGGACGAGGCGAAGCGGATCATGGCGCTCGGCCCGCAGCAGGCCGGAGGATCGGCGTGCTGA